One Lactobacillus sp. CBA3606 DNA segment encodes these proteins:
- the sat gene encoding sulfate adenylyltransferase → MEKVYGITPHGGQLINLEDYSVVAQTEAAQLPSLTINAWNLSDLELIGIGGFSPLTGFMTSDDYHAVVNTMHLNNGVIWSVPITLPVSKAVAATIELNQKIALKTADGTIYGTLLVEDKYVPDKQLEAQHVYGTTEVAHPGVKRLFENGDVYLGGAIKLLKKPSHGDFNEFYMAPIETRKMFHDLGWQTIVGFQTRNPIHRAHEYIQKLALENVDGLFLNPLVGETKADDIPADVRMASYQTILKYYYPADRVRLVIYPAAMRYAGPKEAILHAIVRKNYGCTDFIVGRDHAGVGDYYGTYEAQELIATVEDELGMHFFKFDNAFYCQKCGAMATSKTCPHDDVDHVSLSGTKVRQMLSDGVVPPKEVSRPEVAQVLIDGLQRKREMEV, encoded by the coding sequence ATGGAAAAAGTATATGGTATTACCCCACATGGGGGTCAATTAATTAATTTAGAAGACTATTCAGTTGTGGCTCAAACTGAGGCAGCCCAATTGCCTAGCTTAACAATCAATGCTTGGAATTTATCTGATTTAGAACTAATCGGCATCGGCGGTTTCAGCCCTTTGACCGGCTTTATGACTAGTGATGATTACCATGCTGTGGTTAACACGATGCATTTAAATAACGGGGTTATCTGGAGTGTGCCCATCACGTTGCCAGTATCAAAAGCGGTGGCGGCAACAATTGAATTAAACCAAAAAATTGCCTTAAAAACTGCGGATGGCACCATTTATGGCACGCTCTTAGTTGAAGATAAATATGTGCCAGATAAGCAACTTGAAGCGCAGCATGTGTATGGGACCACTGAAGTTGCCCATCCTGGGGTTAAACGGTTATTTGAAAATGGTGACGTTTATTTAGGCGGTGCCATCAAGTTACTTAAAAAGCCTAGTCATGGTGATTTCAATGAATTTTATATGGCGCCAATCGAAACCCGAAAAATGTTCCATGACTTAGGGTGGCAGACTATCGTGGGCTTCCAAACTCGGAATCCCATTCATCGAGCCCATGAATATATTCAAAAATTAGCCTTAGAAAATGTTGACGGCTTATTCCTCAATCCATTAGTTGGCGAAACTAAGGCTGATGATATTCCGGCGGATGTTCGAATGGCAAGTTATCAAACCATTTTGAAGTATTACTATCCGGCTGATCGGGTTCGGCTAGTCATTTATCCCGCAGCTATGCGGTATGCCGGGCCTAAAGAGGCCATTTTACATGCAATTGTCCGCAAAAATTATGGGTGTACTGACTTTATCGTGGGCCGTGACCATGCCGGTGTTGGCGATTATTATGGTACTTATGAGGCCCAAGAGCTGATTGCGACTGTCGAGGATGAACTAGGGATGCATTTCTTTAAGTTTGATAATGCCTTCTATTGCCAAAAATGTGGCGCCATGGCGACCAGCAAAACTTGTCCGCACGATGATGTCGATCATGTCTCATTAAGTGGAACTAAAGTACGGCAGATGCTGAGTGACGGCGTTGTGCCACCAAAAGAGGTCTCTCGTCCAGAAGTGGCCCAAGTCTTAATTGATGGTTTGCAGCGTAAACGCGAAATGGAGGTCTAA
- the cysC gene encoding adenylyl-sulfate kinase: MAKAENITWQDSKVNKIQRQALMGHKSAVLWFTGLSGSGKSTIANEVEKQLFSQQIGSYVLDGDNIRFGLNSNLGFSAAERQENIRRIGEVSKLFIDAGVLTLTAFISPYRADRDQVRALLAADEFIEVYVDTPIEVCEQRDVKQLYAKARRGEITGFTGIDAPYEAPVNPEITINTAEQPLAASVAQVLDYLHENAYIDLAHAKDFEAID, encoded by the coding sequence ATGGCTAAAGCTGAAAATATTACGTGGCAGGATTCAAAAGTGAATAAGATCCAGCGGCAAGCGTTGATGGGTCATAAGAGTGCCGTACTATGGTTCACTGGATTATCCGGTTCAGGAAAGTCAACAATAGCTAATGAAGTTGAAAAACAACTTTTCAGTCAACAAATCGGCAGTTATGTCTTAGACGGCGATAATATCCGTTTTGGGCTAAACAGTAATTTGGGATTTTCAGCTGCTGAGCGGCAAGAGAATATTCGTCGCATTGGTGAAGTTTCCAAATTGTTTATAGATGCCGGTGTGCTGACGCTGACGGCCTTTATTTCACCTTACCGTGCTGACCGTGATCAGGTTCGGGCCTTACTAGCAGCGGATGAATTCATCGAGGTTTATGTCGATACGCCGATTGAAGTTTGTGAACAGCGCGATGTTAAGCAGTTGTATGCGAAAGCGCGGCGTGGTGAAATCACCGGTTTTACCGGCATTGATGCGCCCTATGAAGCGCCAGTTAATCCAGAGATTACGATCAATACCGCTGAACAACCATTAGCTGCTTCTGTCGCTCAGGTGTTGGACTATTTGCATGAAAATGCGTATATCGACTTAGCTCATGCCAAGGATTTTGAAGCGATTGATTAG
- a CDS encoding bifunctional oligoribonuclease/PAP phosphatase NrnA, with the protein MISAIMATIKAYDRIFVYRHTNPDPDAIGTQFGLVTVLQQAFPAKMVMAMGTIPPALQWLSEPMSTAITATATDLVIVVDCANQKRIDGRLPAGAKIIKIDHHPNHDPYGDLNWVDEQVASCAELIARLAQTAQLPVTPVAATRLYAGIIGDTVRFSTPETTAQTLQIATDLVAVGVDVAQVSHHEMDLSPALSKLFGYVLSEIQVDAAGLGQIVLTQSQLTVFGLLPGEEDAVVKLPGQLTNVAVWLLFIEQPDGQYRVHFRSKALAIDSVARAYHGGGHPLASGAFIPDLATVQSVVQHVQALMKKTS; encoded by the coding sequence TTGATTAGCGCCATCATGGCGACCATCAAAGCGTATGATCGGATTTTCGTTTACCGCCATACGAACCCTGATCCGGATGCGATTGGCACGCAATTTGGGTTAGTCACAGTGCTCCAGCAAGCTTTCCCAGCTAAAATGGTGATGGCGATGGGGACGATTCCACCGGCCCTGCAGTGGTTGAGTGAACCAATGTCCACGGCCATCACGGCCACGGCCACTGATTTAGTGATTGTGGTTGATTGTGCCAATCAAAAGCGGATTGATGGCAGACTGCCGGCTGGTGCCAAGATCATCAAAATTGATCACCATCCTAACCATGATCCTTATGGTGATTTGAACTGGGTGGACGAGCAAGTGGCGAGTTGTGCCGAATTAATTGCTAGGCTCGCACAAACGGCCCAGTTACCGGTGACACCGGTTGCGGCGACCCGATTGTATGCGGGGATTATCGGCGATACGGTTCGATTCTCAACCCCGGAAACGACGGCGCAAACCCTGCAAATCGCTACTGACTTAGTCGCAGTTGGTGTGGATGTGGCGCAGGTTAGTCATCACGAAATGGATTTGTCACCAGCACTGAGTAAGCTATTTGGTTATGTTTTAAGTGAAATCCAAGTGGATGCGGCCGGATTAGGTCAAATTGTTTTAACCCAGTCGCAATTAACGGTGTTTGGCTTGTTACCTGGTGAAGAAGATGCGGTTGTTAAATTACCGGGACAGTTGACTAATGTCGCTGTCTGGTTATTGTTTATTGAACAACCAGATGGTCAATATCGGGTACATTTCCGGTCTAAAGCACTGGCGATTGATTCAGTTGCCCGAGCTTATCATGGTGGCGGTCATCCGCTAGCGAGTGGGGCGTTTATCCCCGATTTAGCAACGGTCCAGTCGGTGGTTCAGCATGTTCAGGCGCTGATGAAAAAAACAAGTTGA
- a CDS encoding aryl-sulfate sulfotransferase has protein sequence MRKKGIIISVIVVILVAIGSGYGYKHYQSTTTTKQTTTSNIRSDQAVKKDINTRLVTNESKAQSGMKTTLKKAVNNKQYTVNNMYTKVNPYGTSPLSAVVIFQTTKAAKISYTVAGKSKATSITNTQSKYSTHHQLQVLGLYANTNNQVKVKVTYKDGTSTSKTIHLQTAKLPSSLTSIKINVKKANKQKMVVGTGNSKLTFMVRTTISGKNQAKNFTFGLDADGAIRWYTTKPTSHIFKQLTNGHLLIWTKSKSSHSYFDELVEMDYTGKVYKTYKFNHKAWGKTKGSKKQNHNQVHHDVTELANGDLIATVSDGGRTYVEDTMIVISHRTGKIIKVINLKKILPAKFYTTYNATSSNKYMGKKDWFHQNSVYYTKSDNSLIISSRNQNLVMKINYKTEKIQWILSGKKRSAWPKSYRKYLLKASGKIAWPGGQHAAIVDPTTLKNKNSLKLLIFNNNIAVGTTKKSLAASSGKYSEGVEYRINEKTKTIKQVASYGKSLGKANFADIIGSNRYLSATNRLIDFGWLDSGKAANIIEYDQKTQQEVFNVKLTNLGSGGYVYRAERFSLYPTKHAYGINE, from the coding sequence ATGCGAAAAAAAGGCATAATTATTTCGGTAATCGTGGTGATTTTAGTGGCAATTGGTAGTGGCTATGGTTACAAGCACTATCAGTCAACGACTACCACTAAGCAGACTACGACAAGTAATATTCGATCTGATCAAGCAGTTAAGAAAGATATCAATACGCGGTTGGTGACTAATGAGAGTAAAGCGCAGTCAGGTATGAAGACTACTTTGAAAAAAGCAGTCAATAATAAGCAGTATACGGTCAATAACATGTATACCAAGGTCAATCCATACGGCACCTCCCCGTTGTCAGCAGTAGTGATTTTTCAAACGACTAAAGCGGCTAAAATTAGTTATACTGTCGCTGGTAAGAGCAAAGCGACTTCAATTACGAATACACAAAGTAAGTATTCAACGCACCACCAGCTACAAGTGTTGGGATTGTATGCCAATACCAATAATCAAGTGAAGGTGAAAGTAACCTATAAAGATGGGACCAGCACGTCGAAAACGATTCATTTACAGACGGCTAAGTTGCCGAGTTCGTTAACCAGTATCAAAATTAATGTTAAAAAAGCGAACAAACAAAAGATGGTTGTGGGCACTGGTAACTCGAAGTTAACGTTTATGGTGCGGACGACGATTTCTGGGAAGAATCAAGCAAAGAACTTTACCTTTGGACTTGATGCGGATGGCGCGATTCGCTGGTATACTACAAAACCAACGTCGCATATTTTTAAGCAATTAACCAACGGGCATTTGTTGATTTGGACGAAATCCAAGAGTAGTCATTCTTATTTCGATGAATTAGTTGAAATGGATTATACCGGGAAAGTCTATAAGACTTACAAGTTCAATCATAAGGCCTGGGGTAAAACGAAGGGTTCAAAGAAGCAAAATCATAACCAAGTCCATCATGATGTGACCGAGTTAGCGAATGGCGACTTGATTGCCACGGTATCTGATGGTGGCCGGACTTACGTGGAAGATACGATGATTGTGATTTCGCATCGGACGGGTAAAATTATCAAAGTCATTAATTTGAAAAAAATATTACCGGCGAAATTCTATACGACCTATAATGCGACAAGTTCAAATAAGTATATGGGCAAAAAGGATTGGTTCCATCAAAATTCAGTTTATTATACGAAGTCGGACAATAGTCTGATTATCTCTAGTCGAAACCAGAACTTAGTGATGAAGATTAACTATAAGACGGAAAAGATTCAATGGATTTTATCGGGTAAAAAGCGTTCAGCTTGGCCGAAATCATACCGGAAGTATCTATTGAAGGCGAGTGGTAAGATTGCCTGGCCAGGTGGGCAACACGCGGCAATTGTTGATCCAACGACATTAAAAAACAAAAATTCCTTAAAACTGTTGATTTTTAACAATAATATCGCAGTTGGAACGACTAAAAAGTCCTTAGCTGCTTCATCAGGGAAGTATTCTGAAGGCGTTGAATATCGCATCAATGAAAAGACGAAGACCATTAAGCAAGTGGCTAGCTATGGAAAATCATTAGGTAAGGCCAACTTTGCCGATATCATTGGCTCTAACCGGTACTTGAGTGCGACTAACCGGCTGATTGATTTTGGTTGGCTAGATAGTGGTAAGGCCGCTAATATTATTGAATACGATCAAAAGACGCAACAAGAAGTCTTTAATGTGAAGTTGACGAATCTTGGTAGTGGCGGGTACGTTTATCGTGCTGAACGCTTCTCACTGTATCCGACTAAGCATGCTTATGGGATTAACGAATAG
- a CDS encoding SLC13 family permease: MTLEIATVLITLLVAFILMALEITTPNAVILCALSFLMFVGILSPTDALSGFSNDGLATIALMYIIAYAIAKSDVITTLFNRILGNGKNERLSLLKLLASVSVISPFMNNTPIVSTVTPMVQRWCREKGLAVSKFLIPLSYATILSGLTTVLGTSTNLVAQGLLSKYNLKQFGIFDLAVVGIPITVVGLVYLVTIGYKLLPTYRGNSIDEVVKTPNEYLIEMSIGADFDYLNRTVAAAKLRHLTNVYLAAINREGQAIVPVTDGTILRLGDRLYFTGPVNCINDLLQIKGLIPSTEKINMADITNERARLVEITIPENSGLISQSVKSADFRNVYGSVIVAIHRNAVKLHDQIGRITLKAGDNLVAITANEPEQLAAMRDVQVFNVQATKNKNKKTNYKDYLPIFLLVMTIIMSSFNVIELFVGLAVSCVILFLTKCVSVKDVVKAVDMNVLFLVASSYGLGLAMSNVGADKYIAKLLVNVAGTSTPILFMFLLYFVTNFLTAILSNAAAISLMFPIVISAAKIVDLPVMMLVMLITIAATADFSTPIGYQTNLIVYGPGHYKFTDYFKVGIPLNLICMVICVLVTYYLYLV, from the coding sequence ATGACCCTAGAAATCGCCACTGTCTTAATCACTTTATTAGTCGCCTTTATTCTAATGGCGCTCGAAATTACCACCCCGAATGCGGTGATTCTGTGTGCGTTAAGTTTCTTAATGTTTGTCGGCATTCTATCACCAACGGATGCCCTGTCAGGTTTCTCGAATGATGGCCTAGCAACCATTGCCTTAATGTATATTATTGCGTATGCAATCGCTAAAAGTGACGTCATCACAACTCTATTTAATCGCATTTTAGGAAATGGAAAAAATGAACGACTATCCTTATTAAAATTACTAGCTAGTGTTAGTGTGATTTCACCATTTATGAATAATACACCAATCGTTTCAACGGTGACCCCCATGGTGCAACGGTGGTGCCGAGAAAAGGGCTTAGCGGTATCGAAATTTTTGATTCCGTTATCCTATGCCACAATTTTGAGTGGGTTAACGACGGTGTTAGGGACCTCGACGAATTTGGTGGCCCAGGGGTTGCTATCTAAGTATAATTTGAAGCAATTTGGTATTTTTGATTTAGCCGTTGTCGGGATCCCAATTACCGTGGTGGGTCTAGTCTACTTGGTCACGATTGGCTATAAACTATTGCCGACTTATCGCGGCAACTCAATTGATGAAGTCGTCAAAACCCCGAATGAATATCTGATTGAAATGTCGATTGGCGCGGACTTTGATTATTTAAATCGGACGGTCGCCGCTGCTAAGTTGCGTCACCTAACCAATGTTTATCTAGCGGCGATTAATCGTGAAGGCCAAGCCATCGTTCCGGTTACTGATGGCACGATTTTGCGACTAGGAGACCGACTTTATTTTACTGGTCCTGTGAACTGTATTAATGATTTATTACAGATTAAAGGCTTAATTCCCAGTACTGAAAAAATTAATATGGCGGATATTACCAATGAACGGGCCCGCTTAGTTGAAATCACAATTCCAGAAAACTCTGGTTTGATTAGTCAAAGTGTTAAGTCAGCGGACTTTCGCAATGTCTACGGTAGTGTGATCGTCGCCATTCATCGTAATGCGGTCAAACTGCATGACCAAATTGGTCGTATTACACTGAAGGCGGGCGATAACTTGGTTGCGATTACGGCGAATGAACCGGAACAATTGGCAGCCATGCGTGACGTCCAAGTATTCAATGTCCAAGCAACGAAAAATAAAAATAAGAAGACTAATTATAAAGACTATTTACCAATTTTTTTATTAGTCATGACGATTATAATGTCGTCGTTCAATGTGATTGAACTATTTGTTGGGTTGGCAGTGAGTTGTGTCATCTTGTTCTTAACAAAATGTGTCTCGGTTAAAGACGTGGTCAAAGCGGTTGATATGAATGTTCTATTCCTAGTTGCCAGTAGTTATGGTCTAGGGTTAGCGATGTCCAATGTGGGCGCGGATAAGTATATTGCAAAGCTGTTAGTTAACGTGGCGGGGACGTCGACGCCGATTTTGTTTATGTTCTTGCTATACTTTGTGACGAATTTTTTAACGGCGATCTTGTCAAACGCAGCTGCCATTTCATTGATGTTTCCCATTGTGATTTCGGCCGCAAAAATCGTGGATTTACCTGTGATGATGCTCGTTATGTTGATCACGATTGCGGCGACAGCCGACTTTTCAACGCCAATCGGCTACCAGACTAATCTGATTGTGTATGGTCCCGGTCATTATAAATTTACAGATTATTTTAAAGTTGGAATACCACTGAATCTTATTTGTATGGTGATTTGTGTCTTGGTGACGTATTATCTCTATCTCGTCTAG
- a CDS encoding MATE family efflux transporter: protein MNDLTKGNPLKLIFWFTIPLLIGNIFQQFYSLSDTLIVGQTLGVKALAAVGSTGSVQFLIIGFAQGLTAGLSILTAQHYGAKDFKAVRRSFAISIVVSLVVGIILTIVSLIFVDHILVLMQTPTDIINDARTFLQIMLGGMLAPIAFNLLSNIIRALGDSRTPLWFLIISSVINIGLELLFILGFHWGIAGAGWATILAQLIASLMCVIYIIVRVPILHIGRRHFNLRLSELKGHLRVGLPMAFQMSIIAIGTIVLQAALNSLGTNSVAATTAAQKIDQLATQPLMSFGVTMATFAAQNFGAHQYERIIKGVKQTMWLSGSFSVAAGLIEILWGKQLVGLFVGHQDMAVLNLSQTYFNVIGSTYILLSMLFIMRNTLQGLGRSAIPTLAGAAELFMRVFAALILVRFFAYPGACASEPLAWLGSVAVLLPAYLQAVRELHQRARAEKTPVTPTTPTVEVASKN, encoded by the coding sequence ATGAACGATTTAACGAAGGGGAACCCGTTAAAACTAATCTTTTGGTTTACGATTCCATTATTAATCGGTAACATTTTTCAGCAATTTTATAGTTTATCAGATACGTTGATTGTTGGTCAGACTTTGGGTGTTAAAGCCTTAGCGGCCGTTGGATCAACTGGGAGTGTCCAATTCTTAATAATTGGGTTTGCTCAAGGCCTAACCGCCGGCTTATCTATCTTAACGGCGCAACACTATGGCGCCAAAGATTTTAAAGCTGTCCGGCGTAGTTTTGCCATTAGTATCGTGGTTAGTTTGGTCGTGGGGATTATCTTAACGATTGTGTCCTTAATCTTTGTTGACCACATCTTAGTCTTAATGCAGACGCCGACTGACATTATTAATGATGCGCGAACCTTCTTACAAATCATGTTGGGCGGCATGTTGGCACCAATTGCCTTCAATTTACTGTCTAATATCATTCGTGCGCTCGGTGATAGTCGGACACCATTATGGTTTTTGATAATTAGTTCGGTGATTAATATCGGCTTGGAATTGCTTTTTATTTTAGGCTTTCATTGGGGAATCGCTGGGGCTGGCTGGGCGACAATTCTCGCTCAATTAATTGCGAGCTTGATGTGTGTGATCTATATCATCGTGCGAGTGCCAATATTACACATTGGTCGGCGCCATTTCAATTTGCGATTGTCTGAACTGAAAGGGCATCTCCGAGTAGGGTTACCAATGGCGTTTCAGATGTCAATTATTGCGATTGGAACGATTGTCTTACAGGCGGCCTTAAATAGCTTGGGGACTAACTCAGTGGCAGCTACCACTGCGGCTCAAAAGATTGACCAATTAGCAACGCAACCCTTAATGTCGTTTGGGGTGACGATGGCCACCTTTGCGGCGCAAAATTTTGGCGCCCATCAATATGAACGCATTATCAAAGGGGTTAAACAAACCATGTGGTTATCTGGCAGCTTCAGTGTGGCCGCCGGATTAATTGAAATTTTATGGGGCAAGCAATTGGTTGGGCTCTTCGTTGGGCACCAAGATATGGCCGTCCTAAACTTATCGCAAACTTATTTTAATGTCATTGGGAGTACTTATATTTTGCTGTCCATGTTATTCATTATGCGAAATACACTGCAAGGTCTAGGCCGAAGTGCCATTCCAACCTTGGCGGGTGCGGCTGAATTATTTATGCGGGTTTTTGCGGCATTAATTTTAGTTCGGTTCTTTGCTTATCCTGGGGCCTGTGCATCAGAACCGCTAGCTTGGTTAGGGTCCGTTGCAGTCTTGTTACCGGCTTATTTACAAGCCGTTCGTGAACTACATCAACGGGCGCGGGCCGAAAAAACGCCCGTTACCCCGACGACGCCAACGGTTGAAGTTGCGTCCAAAAACTAA
- a CDS encoding DUF2187 domain-containing protein gives MAVELKIGDYVQGKKFASLEHDFSGEIEKVYENSVLILIKEFDKSDAPIVNEYNHRAVVRKVDIKMIKAAPAPVEVPDSEA, from the coding sequence ATGGCTGTGGAATTAAAAATTGGCGATTACGTCCAAGGTAAAAAATTTGCTTCACTTGAACATGATTTTAGTGGTGAAATTGAAAAGGTCTACGAAAATTCAGTTTTAATTTTAATCAAAGAGTTCGACAAATCAGATGCACCAATTGTGAATGAATATAATCATCGGGCAGTCGTACGTAAGGTGGATATCAAGATGATTAAAGCCGCACCAGCGCCCGTTGAGGTTCCCGACTCAGAAGCTTAA
- a CDS encoding GNAT family N-acetyltransferase: MTFQAIKFDDLTPRQLNAIYQLRVAIFVVEQACPYQDVDDLDLTAVHLLGTTSAGLQAYARLMVEPQQQARIGRVVVRATARGTGQGQVLLRQAIATIQQLWPQTQQINIQAQHYLDRFYRSFGFVPVSEVYLEDGIPHQDMILKVNTGTDASQTV; the protein is encoded by the coding sequence ATGACTTTTCAGGCGATTAAGTTTGATGATTTAACGCCACGCCAGTTGAATGCTATTTATCAATTACGGGTGGCAATTTTTGTGGTTGAACAAGCTTGTCCCTATCAAGACGTCGATGATTTGGATTTAACGGCGGTCCATCTGTTAGGCACTACCTCGGCTGGCTTACAGGCTTACGCGCGGTTAATGGTTGAACCACAGCAGCAAGCGCGTATCGGGCGCGTTGTCGTGCGAGCGACTGCACGTGGTACCGGTCAAGGACAGGTACTATTACGTCAGGCCATTGCGACGATTCAACAATTGTGGCCCCAAACGCAACAGATTAATATTCAAGCGCAACATTATTTGGACCGCTTTTATCGGTCATTTGGGTTTGTTCCCGTCTCAGAAGTTTATTTAGAGGACGGCATTCCGCACCAAGATATGATTTTGAAGGTCAACACTGGAACTGATGCTAGTCAAACGGTGTAA
- the argS gene encoding arginine--tRNA ligase — MDYKQQVAAALAPALPALSVAEITEKIEQPKTSKQGDLAFPTFTLAKTMHQAPQLIAAALVEKLDQSNFEKVVAMGPYVNFFFKKTAFSADILGQILTAGANFGAASIGNQGQVPIDMSSPNIAKPISMGHLRSTVIGNSLANILSKIDYQPVKINHLGDWGTQFGKLITAYKMWGSEAEVKADPINNLLKYYVRFHKEDVDHPEMDDEARDWFKKLENGDAEATHLWEWFRAESLKAFKQIYQRLDIEFDSFKGEAFYNDKMAEIVDILEAKDLLHESQGAEVVDLSKYDLNPALIKKSDGATLYITRDLAAAVYRKRTYDFVQSLYVVGNEQTNHFKQLKAVLKEMGFDWSDQIYHIPFGLITQGGKKLSTRSGRVILLDKVLDDAVALAHQQIEAKNPDLANKDAVADAVGIGAVIFHDLKNERMNSFDFNLEEVVRFEGETGPYVQYAHARAESILRKAGSPAIDTTDQQLADPAAWDTLKLLSEFPATVVRASDDYEPSVIAKYAIHLAKAFNKYYGNTKILVEDAELPARLALVKSVSIVLKEALRLLGVKAPDEM, encoded by the coding sequence ATGGATTATAAACAACAAGTTGCGGCGGCTTTAGCACCCGCATTACCAGCATTATCAGTGGCTGAAATTACTGAAAAAATTGAACAACCGAAAACGTCAAAACAAGGTGACTTAGCTTTTCCAACGTTTACTTTGGCTAAAACCATGCATCAAGCGCCACAATTGATTGCGGCCGCTTTAGTTGAAAAGCTGGATCAAAGTAACTTTGAAAAAGTGGTTGCGATGGGCCCATATGTCAATTTCTTCTTTAAGAAGACGGCCTTTTCAGCCGATATTTTAGGCCAAATTTTAACGGCCGGTGCTAATTTTGGGGCGGCAAGTATTGGGAATCAAGGCCAAGTGCCGATTGATATGTCATCACCTAACATTGCCAAGCCAATTTCAATGGGCCATTTACGGTCAACGGTCATTGGGAATTCATTGGCTAACATTTTAAGTAAAATTGATTATCAGCCCGTAAAAATCAATCACTTAGGTGACTGGGGTACCCAATTCGGTAAGCTGATCACGGCCTATAAGATGTGGGGAAGTGAAGCGGAAGTTAAGGCTGACCCCATTAATAATTTATTGAAATATTATGTACGTTTTCATAAAGAAGATGTTGACCATCCTGAGATGGATGATGAAGCACGTGATTGGTTTAAAAAGCTTGAAAATGGGGATGCAGAAGCAACTCATTTGTGGGAATGGTTCCGCGCTGAATCATTAAAAGCTTTCAAACAAATTTACCAACGCTTGGATATCGAGTTCGATTCGTTTAAGGGCGAAGCGTTCTACAATGATAAGATGGCGGAAATCGTCGATATTTTAGAAGCTAAAGATTTATTGCATGAAAGCCAAGGGGCCGAAGTGGTTGATTTAAGTAAATATGACTTGAATCCAGCCTTGATTAAAAAATCTGATGGCGCCACCTTGTATATTACGCGGGACTTGGCTGCGGCCGTTTATCGGAAGCGGACCTATGATTTTGTCCAGTCACTTTACGTGGTCGGTAATGAACAAACCAACCATTTCAAGCAGTTAAAGGCTGTGCTAAAAGAAATGGGCTTTGATTGGTCTGATCAAATCTACCACATTCCATTCGGTTTAATTACTCAAGGCGGTAAGAAATTATCAACGCGGAGTGGCCGGGTCATTTTATTAGATAAGGTGCTAGATGATGCCGTTGCATTAGCACATCAACAAATTGAAGCGAAAAATCCAGATTTGGCTAATAAAGATGCGGTTGCGGATGCCGTCGGGATTGGCGCCGTTATTTTCCATGATTTGAAGAACGAACGGATGAATAGCTTTGACTTTAATTTAGAAGAAGTCGTGCGTTTTGAAGGGGAAACGGGTCCTTATGTCCAATATGCCCATGCGCGAGCTGAAAGTATCTTGCGTAAGGCCGGTAGTCCAGCAATTGACACCACTGATCAACAATTAGCGGATCCAGCCGCTTGGGATACCTTAAAGCTATTGAGCGAGTTCCCAGCGACCGTTGTGCGGGCCAGTGATGATTACGAACCATCTGTCATTGCCAAGTATGCGATTCATTTGGCTAAAGCGTTCAATAAGTATTATGGTAATACCAAAATTTTAGTGGAAGATGCGGAATTACCAGCACGTTTAGCCTTGGTTAAGAGTGTCAGCATCGTCTTGAAAGAAGCGTTACGATTATTAGGTGTTAAGGCACCTGACGAAATGTAA
- a CDS encoding type II toxin-antitoxin system YafQ family toxin, with the protein MKKLRFKPRATFNADLKRLASLDKTIIDEVRTAIDLLLEQQQLPPEFEDYELNRRMSGYNEFHLRDTPKNKTPNETNNVLVVYTIDKNELVLIGIRVGSHDRLFPGQNRSKSY; encoded by the coding sequence ATGAAAAAACTAAGATTTAAACCACGTGCCACTTTTAATGCTGACCTAAAGCGATTAGCCAGTTTGGACAAAACTATTATTGACGAAGTTCGAACAGCCATCGACCTGTTGCTTGAACAACAACAATTACCACCAGAATTTGAAGATTATGAGCTTAATCGACGAATGAGCGGATATAATGAATTTCATTTACGCGATACACCGAAAAATAAAACACCAAATGAAACTAACAATGTCCTGGTTGTTTACACGATTGATAAAAATGAACTAGTCTTAATCGGAATTCGCGTAGGGTCGCACGATCGTTTATTTCCTGGGCAAAACCGTTCTAAAAGTTATTGA
- a CDS encoding type II toxin-antitoxin system Phd/YefM family antitoxin, translated as MTLALTQSDFRANLKKYLDQVNDEDETVYIARSNSRAVAIVSQEKMDWLERALKAKEGSLEYAIARDQLIKRHVLPDDESVESNDDYWGQFKA; from the coding sequence ATGACATTGGCACTAACACAAAGTGATTTCCGCGCTAACTTAAAAAAATATTTAGATCAAGTTAATGACGAAGACGAGACCGTTTATATTGCACGTTCAAATAGTCGGGCAGTGGCCATCGTTTCGCAAGAAAAAATGGACTGGCTAGAAAGAGCATTAAAAGCGAAGGAAGGTTCATTAGAATATGCAATTGCGCGTGATCAATTAATTAAACGGCATGTTTTGCCTGATGATGAAAGTGTAGAATCAAATGATGATTATTGGGGTCAGTTTAAAGCATGA